A window from Mycolicibacterium tokaiense encodes these proteins:
- a CDS encoding bifunctional aldolase/short-chain dehydrogenase, which yields MSTVQDLIARSNRLGADPKNTNYAGGNTSAKGTETDPVTGEPVELLWVKGSGGDLGTLTEKGLAVLRLDRMRALVDVYPGVEREDEMVAAFDYCLHGKGGAAPSIDTAMHGLVDAAHVDHLHPDSGIALATAADGEALTKQIFGDRVVWVPWRRPGFQLGLDISDIKKRNPQAIGTILGGHGITAWGETSEQAEAHSLEIIETAQRYIENNGRPQPFGAVLEGYGALPDDQRRTKAAELAPFIRGLASVDKAQVGHFNDDPRVLEFLAGSEHPRLAALGTSCPDHFLRTKVKPMVLDLPADAPVDQCRERLEALHQEYRADYQAYYDRHADADSPAIRGADPAIVLIPGVGMFSYGKDKQTARVAGEFYLNAINVMRGAEAISTYAPIDESEKFRIEYWALEEAKLARMPKPKPLATRIALVTGAASGIGKAIATRLAAEGACVVIADLNAEKAQAAAEEIGNTDVAVGIAADVTDEDAVQAAVDATVLAFGGIDIVVNNAGLSLSKSLLETTAADWDLQHNVMARGSFLVSKAAAKALIEQKLGGDIIYISSKNSVFAGPNNIAYSATKADQAHQVRLLAAELGEHGVKVNGINPDGVVRGSGIFAGGWGAKRAAVYGVPEEELGKYYAQRTLLKREVLPENIAAAAFALCTSDFSHTTGLHVPVDAGVAAAFLR from the coding sequence ATGAGTACCGTGCAGGATCTGATCGCCCGCTCCAACCGGCTGGGCGCCGACCCCAAGAACACCAACTACGCCGGCGGCAACACCTCGGCCAAGGGCACCGAGACCGATCCGGTCACCGGTGAGCCCGTGGAGCTCCTCTGGGTCAAGGGCTCCGGCGGTGATCTCGGCACCCTGACCGAGAAGGGCCTGGCGGTGCTGCGCCTGGACCGCATGCGTGCGCTGGTCGACGTCTACCCGGGCGTGGAGCGCGAGGACGAAATGGTGGCGGCCTTCGACTACTGCCTGCACGGCAAGGGGGGAGCGGCCCCGTCCATCGACACCGCCATGCACGGACTTGTCGACGCCGCCCACGTCGATCACCTGCACCCGGACTCGGGCATCGCGCTGGCCACCGCCGCCGACGGCGAGGCACTGACCAAGCAGATCTTCGGCGACCGCGTGGTGTGGGTGCCCTGGCGCCGACCGGGTTTCCAACTGGGACTGGACATCTCGGACATCAAGAAGCGCAACCCGCAGGCCATCGGCACCATCCTGGGTGGCCACGGCATCACGGCCTGGGGGGAGACCTCCGAGCAGGCCGAGGCGCACTCGCTCGAGATCATCGAGACCGCGCAGCGCTACATCGAGAACAACGGCCGGCCGCAGCCGTTCGGCGCCGTCCTGGAGGGCTACGGCGCGCTGCCCGACGACCAGCGCCGCACCAAGGCCGCCGAGCTCGCCCCCTTCATCCGCGGGCTGGCGTCGGTCGACAAGGCGCAGGTCGGGCACTTCAACGACGACCCGCGGGTGCTCGAATTCCTGGCCGGCAGTGAACATCCGCGTCTGGCGGCATTGGGGACCAGCTGCCCGGATCACTTCCTGCGGACCAAGGTCAAGCCCATGGTGCTCGACCTGCCCGCCGATGCCCCCGTCGACCAGTGCCGTGAACGCCTCGAGGCGTTGCACCAGGAGTACCGCGCCGACTACCAGGCCTACTACGACCGGCACGCCGACGCCGACAGCCCGGCCATCCGCGGCGCCGATCCCGCGATCGTCCTGATCCCCGGCGTCGGCATGTTCAGTTACGGCAAGGACAAACAGACCGCGCGGGTGGCCGGTGAGTTCTACCTCAACGCCATCAATGTGATGCGCGGTGCCGAGGCCATCTCCACCTACGCCCCGATCGACGAGTCCGAGAAGTTCCGCATCGAGTACTGGGCGCTGGAAGAGGCCAAGCTGGCCCGGATGCCCAAGCCCAAGCCGCTGGCCACCCGCATCGCGCTGGTGACCGGCGCCGCCTCGGGCATCGGCAAGGCCATCGCCACCCGGCTGGCCGCCGAGGGTGCGTGTGTGGTGATCGCCGATCTGAACGCCGAGAAGGCCCAGGCCGCAGCCGAAGAGATAGGCAACACCGACGTGGCCGTCGGGATCGCGGCCGACGTCACCGACGAGGACGCCGTACAGGCCGCCGTCGATGCGACGGTGCTGGCCTTCGGCGGCATCGACATCGTGGTCAACAACGCCGGCCTGTCGCTGTCGAAGTCGCTGCTGGAAACTACCGCGGCGGACTGGGACCTGCAGCACAACGTGATGGCCCGCGGCTCGTTCCTGGTCTCCAAGGCGGCCGCCAAAGCGCTGATCGAGCAGAAGCTGGGCGGCGACATCATCTACATCTCGAGCAAGAACTCGGTGTTCGCGGGGCCGAACAACATCGCCTACTCGGCCACCAAAGCCGATCAGGCGCACCAGGTTCGGCTGCTCGCGGCCGAACTGGGCGAGCACGGCGTCAAGGTCAACGGCATCAACCCCGACGGTGTGGTCCGCGGCAGCGGCATCTTCGCCGGCGGCTGGGGCGCCAAGCGGGCCGCCGTCTACGGTGTGCCGGAGGAGGAGCTGGGCAAGTACTACGCGCAGCGCACCCTGCTCAAACGGGAGGTGCTGCCGGAGAACATCGCCGCCGCGGCCTTTGCGCTGTGCACCTCGGACTTCTCGCACACCACCGGGCTGCACGTGCCCGTCGACGCGGGTGTGGCGGCCGCCTTCCTGCGATGA
- the rhaI gene encoding L-rhamnose isomerase, translating to MAKQDFRTAAFDNLAIELPSWAFGNSGTRFKVFGTPGTPRTIEEKIADAATVHRFTGLAPVVALHIPWDKVDDYAELGAYAEEQGVRLGTVNSNTFQDDEYKFGSLTHTDKSVRQKAVDHHLACIEIMDQTGSRDLKIWLADGTNYPGQGDIRGRQDRLAESLATIYQHIGENQRMVLEYKFFEPAMYMTDVPDWGTSYAQVSALGERAKVCLDTGHHAPGTNIEFIVAQLLRLGKLGSFDFNSRFYADDDLIVGAADPFQLFRIMFEVIRGGGLEPGSDLALMLDQCHNVEAKIPGQIRSVLNVQEMTARALLVDTDALTAAQEAGDVLGANGLIMDAFYTDVRPALAQWRAERGLPEDPMRAFADSGYQNTINADRVGGTQSSWGA from the coding sequence GTGGCCAAGCAGGACTTCAGGACAGCGGCGTTCGACAACCTGGCGATCGAGCTCCCGTCCTGGGCATTCGGGAACTCCGGAACGCGGTTCAAGGTGTTCGGCACGCCGGGCACACCGCGCACCATTGAGGAGAAGATTGCCGACGCCGCCACCGTGCACCGCTTCACCGGACTGGCACCCGTTGTGGCGCTGCACATTCCGTGGGACAAGGTGGACGACTACGCCGAGCTGGGCGCCTACGCCGAAGAGCAGGGCGTGCGGCTGGGCACCGTCAACTCGAACACCTTCCAGGACGACGAGTACAAGTTCGGCAGCCTCACCCACACCGACAAGTCGGTGCGGCAGAAGGCCGTCGACCACCACCTGGCCTGCATCGAGATCATGGACCAGACCGGCTCGCGGGACCTGAAGATCTGGCTCGCCGACGGCACCAACTACCCCGGCCAGGGTGACATCCGCGGGCGCCAGGACCGGTTGGCGGAGTCGCTGGCCACCATCTACCAGCACATCGGCGAGAACCAGCGAATGGTGTTGGAGTACAAGTTCTTCGAGCCGGCCATGTACATGACCGACGTCCCGGACTGGGGCACCTCCTACGCCCAGGTCAGTGCCCTCGGTGAGCGGGCCAAGGTGTGCCTGGACACCGGGCACCACGCGCCCGGAACCAACATCGAGTTCATCGTCGCGCAACTGTTGCGGCTGGGGAAGCTGGGGTCCTTCGACTTCAACTCCCGCTTCTACGCCGACGACGACCTGATCGTCGGCGCGGCCGATCCCTTCCAGCTGTTCCGCATCATGTTCGAGGTGATCCGCGGCGGCGGCCTGGAACCCGGCTCCGACCTGGCGCTGATGCTCGACCAGTGCCACAACGTCGAAGCCAAGATCCCCGGCCAGATCCGCTCGGTGCTCAACGTCCAGGAGATGACGGCGCGCGCGCTGCTGGTCGACACCGATGCACTGACCGCGGCCCAGGAGGCCGGCGACGTGCTGGGCGCCAACGGCCTGATCATGGACGCCTTCTACACCGACGTGCGGCCGGCGCTGGCGCAGTGGCGTGCCGAGCGCGGGCTGCCCGAAGACCCGATGCGCGCCTTTGCCGACTCCGGCTACCAGAACACCATCAACGCCGACCGCGTCGGCGGAACCCAATCCTCGTGGGGAGCCTAG
- a CDS encoding MFS transporter, whose amino-acid sequence MKIGARSTTGWRATIAVAMSNYIEAGSIIAIATSLAFWQAEFGISNFAVGLLAALSANAFGAAIGAILGGPLCDRFGRKAIYTYDLLVYMAGVLLAAFAMNFIMLLVAFIVTGIAVGAGVPASWTYIAEQAPSVERAKHVGTAQLAWSVGPLIGFALAAALAPLGLLGSRLIFGHLFVVAAVVWWVRQGLEESRIWTAEGERTEVSATLGARGLRGLFSRKVNITALLFLGGIYLFWNTVAGQAGIFMPRVYDTAGVHSPVAQNLLQVLVWGCTVLATYFGFMRYGDRVSQKKLYVGGAALGILGWIVLVAFTDGGVPTMLLFAVLWGVSAGIGCQAFYSLWTSELFATPYRASAQGVMFFAVRTATGLLSYFFPTLLAATGLTAVGVLLIGLLTVALIIGAVWAPDTQGKTLQQIEIERYGEPVVTDQQGKAVV is encoded by the coding sequence ATGAAAATCGGAGCACGCTCCACGACGGGCTGGCGGGCCACCATCGCCGTGGCCATGTCGAACTACATCGAGGCCGGCTCGATCATCGCCATCGCCACCAGCCTGGCCTTCTGGCAGGCCGAGTTCGGCATCAGCAACTTCGCCGTCGGTCTGTTGGCAGCATTGAGCGCCAACGCTTTCGGTGCGGCCATCGGGGCCATTCTGGGCGGGCCGCTGTGTGACCGCTTCGGCCGCAAGGCGATCTACACCTACGACCTGCTGGTGTACATGGCCGGTGTGCTGCTGGCCGCGTTCGCGATGAATTTCATCATGCTGCTGGTGGCCTTCATCGTCACCGGCATCGCCGTCGGCGCCGGGGTGCCCGCCTCGTGGACCTACATCGCCGAGCAGGCGCCCTCGGTCGAGCGTGCGAAACACGTCGGCACCGCCCAGCTGGCCTGGTCGGTGGGGCCGCTGATCGGCTTCGCCCTGGCCGCCGCGCTGGCACCGCTGGGTCTGCTGGGTTCGCGGTTGATCTTCGGTCACCTGTTCGTGGTCGCGGCCGTCGTCTGGTGGGTGCGCCAGGGGCTCGAGGAGTCGCGGATCTGGACGGCCGAAGGTGAGCGCACCGAGGTCTCGGCCACCCTGGGCGCGCGCGGTCTGCGGGGTCTGTTCTCCCGCAAGGTCAACATCACCGCGCTGCTGTTCCTCGGCGGTATCTACCTGTTCTGGAACACCGTCGCGGGCCAGGCCGGCATCTTCATGCCCCGGGTGTACGACACCGCGGGCGTGCACAGCCCGGTGGCACAGAACCTGCTGCAGGTGCTGGTGTGGGGCTGCACCGTGTTGGCCACCTACTTCGGCTTCATGCGCTACGGCGACCGGGTGTCGCAGAAGAAGCTCTACGTCGGCGGCGCCGCGCTGGGCATCCTGGGCTGGATCGTGCTGGTGGCCTTCACCGACGGCGGTGTCCCCACCATGTTGCTGTTCGCCGTGCTGTGGGGCGTCTCGGCGGGTATCGGGTGCCAGGCCTTCTACAGCCTGTGGACCAGCGAGTTGTTCGCCACCCCGTATCGAGCCAGCGCCCAGGGCGTGATGTTCTTCGCCGTGCGCACCGCCACCGGCCTGCTGAGCTACTTCTTCCCGACACTGCTGGCCGCCACCGGCCTGACCGCTGTCGGCGTCCTGCTGATCGGTTTGCTCACGGTAGCCTTGATCATCGGTGCGGTGTGGGCGCCCGACACGCAGGGAAAGACACTGCAGCAGATCGAAATCGAGCGGTATGGCGAGCCAGTCGTCACCGATCAGCAGGGAAAGGCGGTGGTCTGA
- a CDS encoding L-rhamnose mutarotase, translated as MQRVCFLLHLRPDRVDDYLAAHDHVWPEMLDALRDAGWHNYSLFVRPEDGLVVGYLETPDFDAAQRAMAATDVNARWQAGMAEYFADAAAPDRAMQPLQHYFHLA; from the coding sequence ATGCAGCGGGTGTGTTTTCTGCTGCATCTGCGACCCGACCGGGTCGACGACTACCTGGCAGCACACGACCACGTCTGGCCCGAGATGCTCGATGCCCTGCGCGACGCCGGCTGGCACAACTACTCGCTGTTCGTCCGTCCGGAGGACGGGTTGGTGGTCGGGTACCTGGAGACGCCGGACTTCGACGCCGCGCAGCGGGCCATGGCCGCCACCGACGTCAACGCCCGCTGGCAGGCCGGCATGGCGGAGTACTTCGCCGACGCCGCCGCACCCGATCGCGCCATGCAACCGCTGCAGCACTACTTCCACCTCGCCTGA